In one Nicotiana sylvestris chromosome 8, ASM39365v2, whole genome shotgun sequence genomic region, the following are encoded:
- the LOC138875193 gene encoding uncharacterized protein produces MDGATNVRGSLLGIVLKPPVGGVIQQSIKTVKLTNNEAEYEAMIAGLELAKGLGAEVIKAKCDSLLMVSQVNRNYEAREDKMQRYLDKIQVTLHRFKEWTLVHVPREQNGEADALANLGSSAEEEDLLPGAVV; encoded by the coding sequence ATGGATGGTGCCACAAACGTTAGAGGATCCTTactcggtatagtcctaaagccgcCCGTCGGCGGCGTGATCCAACAATCTATAAAAACTGTGAAGCTAACTAACaacgaagccgagtatgaggctatgattgcaggtttggaGTTGGCCAAGGGCCTGGGGGCTGAGGTTATCAAGGCAAAATGCGATTCGCTCCTCATGGTAAGTCAAGTAAATAGGAACTATGAAGCTCGGGAAGACAAAATGCAGAGGTATCTGGATAAAATCCAAGTCAccttgcaccgcttcaaggaatggaccttagtccatgtaccccGAGAGCAGAACGGCGAGGCTGATGCCCTGGCAAACCTGGGATCATCCGCCGAGGAGGAAGATCTGCTCCCCGGGGCTGTGGTCTAG